Proteins co-encoded in one Sporosarcina sp. FSL K6-1522 genomic window:
- a CDS encoding iron ABC transporter permease: MNRKTLSFIGVITLLIIVVAYAATTGSIRVTPVELIQGLITGTNDDVAIIKDLRLPRIIIALFAGAALSVAGVLFQAVMRNPLADPGIIGVSAGAGFMSIAVVALFPTLYFYVPLFAFVGGALAFFLVYSLSWKTGLDPLRMILIGVAVNAVFTGLSQTLGFSGSAITQSMSQVTTSTLTMKKWADVEVIVVYGTVGLMLAFTLYAWCNYLALNDKTAKSLGVNVNLARFVISLVAVLLASIATAVAGLFAFVGLLIPHIGRALVGSDHKALIPFSALAGALLIVTADTLGRIVIAPNEIPASIIMGVIGGVFLVFLLRKSDRIYGH; this comes from the coding sequence ATAAATAGAAAAACGCTTAGTTTCATCGGTGTCATTACATTACTCATTATAGTCGTCGCATATGCTGCTACTACGGGGAGTATCCGCGTGACGCCAGTTGAACTGATTCAAGGGCTAATCACGGGAACGAATGATGATGTAGCGATTATTAAGGATTTACGGCTTCCGCGCATTATCATTGCCTTATTTGCAGGAGCAGCGCTGTCGGTAGCGGGCGTGTTGTTTCAAGCGGTGATGCGTAATCCGTTAGCAGATCCTGGCATTATCGGTGTGTCTGCAGGGGCAGGGTTTATGTCCATTGCGGTTGTAGCCTTGTTTCCGACACTCTATTTCTATGTGCCGCTCTTCGCTTTTGTAGGCGGTGCGTTAGCCTTTTTCCTCGTCTATTCTTTATCGTGGAAAACGGGGCTTGATCCGCTTCGCATGATATTAATCGGGGTTGCGGTGAACGCAGTGTTTACGGGATTGAGCCAGACGCTTGGGTTTAGCGGTAGCGCCATTACACAATCGATGAGCCAAGTGACGACATCGACGCTCACGATGAAGAAATGGGCTGACGTTGAAGTTATCGTCGTGTATGGAACGGTTGGCCTTATGCTAGCATTTACCCTTTATGCATGGTGCAATTATTTGGCGTTAAATGATAAAACCGCCAAGAGCCTTGGTGTCAATGTAAATCTTGCACGATTTGTCATTTCCTTAGTGGCAGTTCTGCTCGCATCGATTGCAACAGCTGTTGCAGGACTGTTCGCCTTTGTCGGCTTGTTGATTCCGCATATTGGTCGGGCTTTGGTCGGTTCAGATCATAAAGCACTCATCCCATTTTCAGCATTGGCGGGTGCGCTGTTGATCGTCACGGCGGATACGTTAGGCAGAATAGTTATTGCCCCCAATGAAATCCCGGCGTCCATTATCATGGGGGTTATCGGAGGAGTATTCCTCGTATTCTTACTGAGAAAGAGTGATCGAATATATGGACATTAA
- the ilvD gene encoding dihydroxy-acid dehydratase codes for MRSNMIKMGVDRAPHRSLLYATGIKTKDLEKPFIGVCNSYIDIIPGHKHLNKFAEIVKEAIWEAGGVPFEFNTIGVDDGIAMGHIGMRYSLPSRELIADSAETVINAHWFDGVFYIPNCDKITPGMLMAAVRTNVPSIFVSGGPMEAGVSAEGQALSLTSVFEGVGAYKAGKMTAEELLDIENNACPTCGSCSGMFTANSMNCLMEMLGVTLPGNGTIVATSDERHKLIKEAAKQLVRMVKEDVKPRDIITKEAIDDAFALDMAMGGSTNTVLHTLAIAHEAEIDYKVQDINMVAERVPYLAKIMPASDVSMDDIFKAGGVSSIINELTKVPGAIHPDRLTVTGKTIGEDVAEYQITNDQVIRTKDNPHSPVGGLSVLFGNIAPDGGVIKVGAVDPSIKEFRGEAIVFESQEDAQENIDNGTVREGHVVVIRYEGPKGGPGMPEMLAPTSAIQGRGLGTKVALITDGRFSGASRGISIGHISPEAADGGPIALVENGDIITIDLTNRTIDLEVAEDILAERQSKLQPFEPKIKKGWLARYSALVTSASTGGVMKI; via the coding sequence ATGAGAAGTAACATGATTAAAATGGGTGTCGATCGCGCACCTCACCGAAGCTTACTTTACGCGACAGGCATTAAAACGAAAGATTTAGAGAAACCGTTCATTGGCGTATGTAACTCATACATTGATATTATTCCAGGGCATAAACACTTAAACAAATTTGCTGAAATTGTTAAAGAAGCAATTTGGGAAGCGGGCGGAGTACCGTTCGAATTCAATACAATTGGTGTAGACGATGGAATTGCGATGGGACATATCGGCATGAGGTATTCATTGCCAAGCCGTGAGCTGATTGCGGATTCGGCAGAAACAGTGATTAATGCACACTGGTTTGACGGTGTGTTCTACATACCAAACTGTGACAAAATCACACCGGGTATGCTGATGGCGGCGGTGCGGACGAATGTACCTTCTATATTTGTATCAGGTGGTCCGATGGAAGCTGGAGTATCTGCAGAAGGGCAAGCACTTTCCCTGACATCCGTATTTGAAGGAGTCGGCGCATACAAGGCAGGCAAGATGACAGCAGAAGAACTGCTAGACATTGAAAACAATGCGTGTCCAACATGTGGTTCTTGTTCAGGAATGTTCACAGCGAACTCCATGAACTGCTTGATGGAAATGCTTGGCGTTACACTACCAGGAAACGGTACGATTGTAGCGACTTCAGATGAGCGTCATAAGCTCATTAAAGAAGCGGCTAAACAATTGGTCCGGATGGTAAAAGAAGACGTTAAACCTCGCGACATCATTACAAAAGAAGCAATTGACGATGCTTTCGCTTTAGATATGGCGATGGGTGGTTCAACAAATACAGTACTCCACACATTGGCTATTGCACATGAAGCGGAAATTGACTATAAAGTCCAAGACATTAATATGGTAGCAGAGCGCGTTCCTTATTTAGCGAAAATTATGCCAGCTTCAGACGTGTCAATGGACGATATCTTTAAAGCAGGGGGCGTGAGTTCAATTATCAATGAACTCACAAAAGTCCCAGGCGCCATCCACCCAGATCGTTTGACGGTCACAGGCAAAACGATTGGTGAAGATGTAGCAGAGTATCAAATTACGAATGATCAAGTCATTCGTACAAAAGATAATCCGCACAGCCCAGTTGGAGGACTATCCGTCTTATTCGGCAACATTGCGCCGGATGGTGGAGTCATTAAAGTCGGTGCTGTCGATCCATCCATTAAAGAATTCCGTGGTGAAGCGATTGTCTTTGAATCGCAAGAGGATGCACAGGAAAACATCGACAATGGCACCGTACGTGAAGGTCATGTCGTAGTCATTCGCTACGAAGGACCAAAAGGTGGGCCGGGAATGCCAGAAATGCTTGCACCAACATCGGCGATTCAAGGACGTGGTTTGGGAACGAAAGTAGCCCTCATTACGGACGGACGTTTCTCCGGGGCATCTCGTGGTATTTCCATCGGACATATTTCTCCAGAAGCTGCGGACGGTGGACCGATTGCGCTTGTGGAAAATGGAGACATTATCACAATTGATTTGACAAATAGAACGATTGATCTTGAAGTGGCCGAAGACATTTTGGCTGAACGTCAATCGAAATTACAACCGTTTGAACCGAAGATTAAAAAAGGTTGGTTAGCTCGATACTCCGCACTTGTGACATCTGCAAGTACGGGCGGCGTGATGAAAATTTAA
- the isdE gene encoding heme ABC transporter substrate-binding protein IsdE, whose amino-acid sequence MQKVRNLFVLLAVIVVLAGCSSGKDGSSNEETNDVQGDRVVATTVALTEIMDALELDLVGIPSSYKDLPKRYEGAKEVGNPMSPDMEMLLSLKPTEILSVTTLKYDLQEMFDERGIDMTYVNLESIDAMHSEILKLGEKYDRQQQAETIVQQFEEKVADIEQSIEGKKQPSVLILLGIPGSYLVATENSYIGDLVKRSGGKNVITGESVEFLSSNTEHLQQAKPDIILRAAHGMPEQVIQMFDEEFRTNDVWKHFEAVKNDRVYDLDELLFGTTGNLAAIEALDELQKMLYPE is encoded by the coding sequence ATGCAGAAAGTGCGTAATCTATTTGTTCTACTAGCAGTTATTGTTGTGCTAGCTGGATGTTCATCAGGAAAAGATGGTTCGTCTAACGAAGAAACGAACGATGTACAAGGGGATCGGGTTGTGGCAACGACCGTTGCGCTAACGGAAATTATGGATGCACTCGAACTGGATTTAGTAGGAATCCCGTCCAGCTATAAGGATTTACCGAAACGTTATGAAGGTGCGAAAGAAGTTGGGAATCCAATGAGCCCCGATATGGAAATGCTATTGTCTCTGAAACCAACAGAGATTTTGTCTGTGACTACATTGAAATATGATTTACAAGAGATGTTTGACGAGCGAGGCATTGACATGACGTATGTCAATTTAGAAAGCATCGATGCCATGCACAGTGAGATTTTGAAACTTGGTGAAAAGTATGATCGCCAACAACAAGCGGAGACCATTGTCCAGCAGTTTGAAGAGAAAGTGGCTGACATTGAACAGTCGATAGAAGGAAAAAAACAGCCGTCCGTTCTTATTTTACTCGGCATTCCGGGTAGTTATCTCGTTGCAACAGAGAATTCCTATATTGGCGATTTGGTGAAGCGAAGCGGTGGGAAAAATGTCATTACCGGTGAGAGCGTAGAGTTTTTATCATCCAATACAGAACATTTACAGCAGGCGAAGCCGGATATCATTTTACGAGCAGCACATGGGATGCCAGAACAAGTCATCCAAATGTTTGACGAAGAATTCCGGACAAATGATGTGTGGAAACATTTTGAGGCTGTAAAAAACGATCGAGTCTATGATTTGGATGAACTACTATTTGGCACAACGGGTAATCTAGCAGCGATTGAAGCGTTGGATGAATTGCAAAAAATGTTGTATCCAGAATAA
- a CDS encoding M55 family metallopeptidase gives MKIFISADIEGVSGVVHGEHTSRDGREHDYARRLMTEEVNACIQGALEAGAEKIVVNDSHGTMRNLYHEQLQTKAELILGSPKKLAMMEGIDADFDAVLFVGYHTKMGDNGILNHTFNGRVVRSIKINGVELGEFGLNALVAGHFGVPVIFVSGCNLLAVEAAKCVPNIHQAVVKQTISRTTALNVHPAEARALIKEGTKKALQNYEAIQPFTMAPPYAVQVTFLHTGLADAVEILPIVTRVDPLTISFTTDNVLASYQLIRSAIMMAASIS, from the coding sequence ATGAAGATTTTTATATCAGCGGACATAGAAGGGGTTTCAGGAGTCGTTCACGGCGAGCATACGTCTCGAGATGGTAGAGAGCATGACTATGCGAGGAGGCTCATGACGGAAGAAGTCAACGCATGTATTCAAGGAGCATTGGAGGCGGGGGCTGAAAAAATCGTTGTCAATGACTCGCATGGTACGATGCGTAATCTCTATCATGAACAATTACAGACAAAAGCGGAGCTCATTTTAGGTTCGCCCAAAAAGTTGGCTATGATGGAAGGAATCGATGCGGATTTTGACGCTGTTCTTTTTGTCGGCTATCATACGAAAATGGGCGACAATGGCATACTTAACCATACATTTAATGGACGAGTTGTGCGGTCGATTAAAATAAATGGTGTAGAACTTGGTGAATTTGGTTTAAATGCGCTTGTTGCGGGTCACTTTGGTGTGCCTGTGATTTTTGTCTCGGGCTGTAATTTACTCGCCGTTGAAGCTGCGAAATGCGTTCCGAATATTCATCAGGCAGTCGTCAAGCAAACCATTAGCCGTACGACAGCTCTGAATGTCCATCCGGCTGAAGCACGGGCGCTTATAAAAGAAGGTACTAAAAAAGCGCTGCAAAATTATGAAGCGATTCAACCTTTTACGATGGCGCCGCCATATGCAGTGCAAGTGACGTTTTTACATACAGGATTGGCGGATGCGGTAGAAATTCTACCGATTGTGACACGGGTCGATCCGCTGACGATTTCTTTTACAACGGATAATGTATTAGCTAGTTATCAATTGATTCGCAGTGCGATTATGATGGCTGCCTCTATTTCTTAA
- a CDS encoding winged-helix domain-containing protein, with translation MAKVKSRLHVISVQEAYLTIIAYQLVDIFGEEIELVGTTLRELTMGAIEEQDVVLLSKEELRGITRPFIPESCPVIVAEREINIVGAKELLKLPKGQRILVISNTFEHAEGAAVSIENIYFEHEYTAYNPMDLIPQNVDLIVTLGEREHVPRQFDNVIDIGPRTLDLKTILTLADLLKSESNQFELMNRFFKSQLALAEKVNEQPRFQYDSTFVQREGAGFQVREQVEKDLPLSEDLLREVIEKIEEHGFLEESLAILRIYQEGKRNYESFGRTKVKQALREDGILLSDQQLRLRLEVMQELGLVHARLGRGGTKLADKGEAFLERYKKSVEK, from the coding sequence ATGGCGAAAGTGAAATCAAGACTTCATGTCATATCGGTGCAGGAGGCCTATTTAACGATTATTGCCTATCAACTAGTAGACATCTTTGGTGAGGAAATCGAGTTGGTAGGCACGACATTACGAGAGTTAACAATGGGGGCAATAGAGGAACAGGATGTTGTTCTATTATCGAAAGAAGAGTTAAGAGGCATTACGCGGCCGTTTATACCTGAATCATGCCCAGTCATTGTTGCGGAGCGGGAAATCAATATCGTGGGCGCGAAAGAATTATTGAAGCTACCGAAAGGGCAACGAATTCTCGTGATTAGCAACACGTTTGAACATGCGGAGGGCGCGGCAGTGTCAATTGAAAATATCTATTTTGAACATGAATATACGGCGTATAACCCTATGGACTTAATCCCTCAAAACGTAGACCTCATTGTGACGCTTGGAGAAAGAGAACATGTCCCTAGGCAATTTGACAATGTCATTGATATCGGTCCAAGGACATTGGATCTCAAAACCATCCTTACACTAGCCGACCTTTTAAAGAGTGAGAGCAATCAGTTTGAATTAATGAATCGATTTTTCAAGTCGCAGCTAGCGCTGGCAGAAAAGGTCAATGAACAGCCTCGTTTTCAGTATGACAGCACATTTGTACAACGTGAGGGTGCGGGTTTTCAAGTCCGTGAACAGGTAGAAAAGGATTTGCCTTTATCGGAGGATTTGCTACGTGAAGTGATTGAGAAGATTGAAGAGCATGGTTTTTTGGAGGAAAGTTTAGCGATTTTACGGATTTATCAAGAAGGCAAGCGCAACTACGAATCATTTGGAAGAACTAAGGTGAAACAAGCGTTGCGTGAGGATGGCATTCTCTTATCTGATCAGCAGCTTCGGCTTCGATTAGAAGTCATGCAGGAATTAGGGCTAGTCCATGCACGTCTAGGCAGAGGTGGGACGAAGCTAGCCGATAAAGGTGAGGCATTTTTGGAGCGATATAAAAAATCTGTAGAAAAGTAG
- a CDS encoding NEAT domain-containing protein: MKKQLIMLFTALLVLFTALPAAQFEAAEVTAQQEFELPFEILQDVSDEKSVTDQYVQDKAKIVVEDGKTFAYVTLTNTDWWQSLKVQTTQPGTFTDKNFVDAEVVSEDVAAKTKIVKFQVQDLSKVLNAKIHIIVTGIPGLGAYDNNYDIRMKFDSSKIPGVLKDGAYTIDYKALHADEDKASSMARFMETPASLTVKDGKKVVELTLTNNEQITAFQVEQGEEFVDATVVKTDVAANKRVVSFEVADFSKVVNAKATVFVAAANHTGNYDFRLSFDETSIQAVKAPVEVKFEDIKGTGFETYIETLAAKEIVKGTTPTTFSPGNNLTRAQFAIILARALELPKAEYQGTFSDVPKNLDWAVSEIEAAAKAGITTGSNGKFRPYEFISREQMATMIIRAIEYKDASILEGVTTDVKFADAASISDYAKANVDYAAGLGIIGGKTIDGKKVFDPKASATRGQASKMVYYLLENLEK, encoded by the coding sequence ATGAAGAAACAACTAATTATGTTATTTACAGCACTACTTGTATTATTTACAGCATTGCCTGCTGCTCAATTTGAAGCAGCTGAAGTGACGGCTCAACAAGAATTTGAACTACCATTTGAAATTTTACAAGATGTTAGCGATGAAAAATCTGTCACAGATCAATATGTGCAAGACAAGGCGAAAATCGTAGTTGAAGACGGCAAGACATTTGCTTATGTGACGTTGACAAACACAGACTGGTGGCAGTCATTGAAAGTGCAAACGACACAACCAGGTACATTTACAGACAAAAACTTCGTAGACGCTGAAGTGGTAAGTGAAGATGTAGCTGCAAAAACGAAAATTGTTAAATTTCAAGTGCAGGATCTAAGCAAAGTATTGAATGCGAAAATCCACATTATTGTAACAGGTATCCCAGGACTGGGTGCATATGATAATAATTATGATATCCGTATGAAATTCGATAGCAGCAAAATCCCTGGGGTACTCAAAGACGGCGCATACACAATCGACTATAAAGCGTTGCACGCAGATGAAGACAAAGCTTCTTCAATGGCTCGTTTTATGGAAACACCTGCTTCACTTACTGTGAAAGACGGTAAAAAAGTAGTGGAACTAACACTTACGAACAACGAACAAATTACTGCATTCCAAGTGGAACAAGGGGAAGAATTTGTAGATGCAACAGTTGTAAAGACTGATGTTGCGGCGAACAAAAGAGTTGTTTCATTTGAAGTGGCTGATTTCTCAAAAGTGGTCAATGCGAAAGCAACTGTCTTCGTGGCAGCAGCAAACCATACAGGAAACTATGATTTTAGACTTTCATTCGATGAAACAAGCATTCAAGCAGTAAAAGCTCCAGTAGAAGTAAAATTTGAGGATATCAAAGGCACAGGCTTTGAAACATATATCGAGACACTTGCTGCGAAAGAAATCGTTAAAGGAACAACACCTACAACGTTTTCACCAGGCAATAACCTGACAAGAGCGCAATTTGCGATTATTTTAGCACGTGCACTTGAGCTTCCGAAGGCAGAATACCAAGGAACGTTTTCAGATGTACCGAAAAATCTAGATTGGGCTGTTTCTGAAATTGAAGCGGCAGCAAAAGCAGGTATTACAACAGGTAGTAACGGGAAATTCCGTCCATATGAATTCATTTCACGTGAACAAATGGCAACGATGATCATTCGCGCGATTGAGTATAAAGATGCAAGTATTTTGGAAGGCGTTACGACCGATGTGAAATTTGCAGATGCAGCTAGCATTTCTGACTACGCAAAAGCAAACGTTGACTATGCAGCAGGTCTTGGCATTATTGGTGGTAAAACAATCGATGGTAAGAAAGTATTTGATCCAAAAGCAAGCGCAACTCGTGGCCAAGCGTCTAAAATGGTTTACTATCTACTAGAAAATCTTGAAAAATAA
- a CDS encoding NEAT domain-containing protein — translation MIFLLQNLFGKEAVLLVKKGVLLSFATAILVYMVGTVYLPKAHATDLAEGTYAVGYEMLQAENDSVSIANDYFEKPATLTIDKDGQYIQFTVNHSEWVKVIQAKDGESFTDVQIVSEDLEQDTRVVAFKVDGDIAEPLLMQMHVVIEEMEPKYDHKYTVRLALDVDTLEATDAPAVVVKATEPSSEEVADKAVDKQDEPIGNALIYSLLAALLVGAIILIVVVNKARTAKKS, via the coding sequence ATGATTTTCCTTCTACAAAACCTATTTGGAAAGGAGGCGGTATTGCTCGTGAAAAAAGGGGTACTATTGTCGTTTGCCACTGCCATCCTAGTTTACATGGTGGGCACCGTTTATCTACCGAAAGCCCATGCTACTGATCTAGCAGAGGGGACATATGCTGTTGGGTATGAAATGTTGCAAGCCGAGAATGATTCGGTGTCGATTGCTAACGATTATTTCGAAAAGCCAGCTACGCTGACCATTGATAAAGATGGACAGTACATACAATTTACGGTGAATCACAGTGAATGGGTTAAAGTCATCCAAGCGAAAGATGGCGAATCATTTACCGACGTGCAAATCGTCAGCGAAGATTTGGAACAGGACACGCGTGTGGTGGCATTTAAAGTAGATGGAGATATTGCTGAGCCATTGCTTATGCAAATGCATGTCGTGATCGAGGAGATGGAACCCAAGTATGACCATAAATATACAGTCCGTCTAGCCCTCGATGTAGATACGTTGGAAGCGACGGATGCACCGGCAGTTGTCGTCAAAGCGACTGAACCTTCATCAGAAGAGGTGGCCGACAAAGCAGTTGATAAGCAAGATGAACCAATCGGTAATGCATTAATTTATAGTCTATTGGCAGCGCTACTCGTTGGAGCTATTATCCTAATTGTCGTTGTAAACAAGGCGCGTACAGCAAAAAAATCATAA
- a CDS encoding ABC transporter ATP-binding protein, translated as MDIKDITFSYDQKVNTLRAVSSTIDTGKVTTIIGPNGCGKSTLLGVMSNHHQPQKGQVLLNGKGITDFKPKELARKLAVVHQSNHAPADMTVEKLTSYGRIPYKKPFTAISDEDEQAVAWALDCTNLTEKRSMPIHALSGGQMQRVWIAMALAQKTPFLFLDEPTTYLDIYYQYELLELIKQLNRTHGMSIVMVLHDINQAIRYSDVIIVMKDGEIVVKGAPSEVITAQTIKEIYGVDVAVKTDQEAGMYIVPLGI; from the coding sequence ATGGACATTAAAGATATTACTTTTTCTTACGACCAAAAAGTGAATACGCTACGTGCGGTTAGCAGTACGATTGATACGGGGAAAGTGACGACGATTATTGGCCCGAATGGTTGTGGGAAGTCGACGTTGCTCGGTGTGATGTCAAATCATCATCAGCCGCAAAAGGGACAGGTACTATTGAATGGCAAGGGGATAACTGATTTCAAGCCGAAAGAACTGGCAAGGAAACTAGCCGTTGTCCATCAAAGCAATCATGCACCTGCCGATATGACGGTCGAAAAGCTCACGAGCTATGGCAGGATACCTTATAAGAAACCATTCACTGCGATTTCGGATGAAGACGAGCAAGCGGTTGCTTGGGCGTTAGATTGCACCAATCTGACAGAAAAACGCTCCATGCCGATTCACGCATTATCAGGTGGTCAAATGCAACGGGTTTGGATTGCCATGGCATTGGCGCAAAAAACCCCCTTTTTGTTCTTAGATGAACCGACGACGTATTTAGATATTTATTATCAGTATGAGCTGTTGGAACTCATCAAGCAGTTGAATCGTACACATGGCATGTCCATCGTCATGGTGTTACACGACATTAATCAGGCGATTCGTTATAGCGACGTCATTATTGTGATGAAAGATGGAGAGATTGTCGTAAAAGGTGCACCAAGTGAAGTGATCACGGCACAAACAATCAAAGAAATTTATGGCGTTGACGTCGCGGTTAAAACGGATCAAGAAGCAGGCATGTATATTGTGCCATTAGGTATTTGA
- a CDS encoding NEAT domain-containing protein, with protein sequence MRKKSMLTVAMFVLLWAILPLFTPGKVAAASKFADGEYSVPFTVLKGNSDDESTTIDYMVSPAKVMIQNGKTFAVVTLNTSSWWQYFKVQSANGLVDVEVLSTDTAKDQRVVKFEVQDIEKLLDAKIHIIVTGIPGFSYDNKYDIRFKFTTADIPLAPVAEKPAPKPTETDKTPVTPPQKPADNKPDTVTKTENTRVGAQGGANEKNEKTVPPTVNPEKKAEDPAAEPSTEAPVALDASGATDDATDTAMSVEEPDTEEELAENLEQTTSEVEEVAVGEVKGASQATVQTGLAAILGILVVLLFAGLGLYGIKKRIQPQ encoded by the coding sequence TTGAGAAAAAAATCGATGCTAACGGTAGCGATGTTCGTTCTGTTATGGGCGATACTTCCCTTATTCACGCCTGGAAAAGTAGCGGCGGCATCCAAATTTGCAGATGGTGAGTATTCCGTGCCGTTTACGGTGTTAAAAGGGAATAGCGATGACGAATCGACGACGATTGATTACATGGTGAGTCCTGCAAAAGTGATGATTCAAAATGGAAAAACGTTTGCAGTTGTGACGTTAAATACGAGCTCTTGGTGGCAGTATTTCAAAGTACAATCAGCAAATGGTCTTGTGGATGTGGAAGTGCTAAGCACAGATACGGCAAAGGACCAACGGGTTGTTAAGTTTGAAGTGCAGGATATCGAAAAACTGCTCGATGCTAAAATTCATATCATTGTGACAGGCATTCCTGGCTTTTCGTATGACAATAAATACGACATTCGTTTTAAGTTTACGACAGCAGATATTCCATTAGCACCCGTTGCTGAAAAACCAGCACCTAAACCGACTGAGACAGATAAAACACCTGTCACGCCCCCACAAAAGCCAGCTGACAATAAACCGGATACCGTGACGAAGACGGAGAATACCCGTGTAGGTGCGCAAGGCGGGGCCAATGAAAAAAATGAAAAAACAGTTCCACCAACAGTGAACCCGGAAAAGAAAGCGGAGGATCCAGCAGCTGAGCCGTCTACTGAAGCACCCGTTGCACTGGATGCATCCGGTGCAACTGATGATGCTACCGACACAGCTATGTCTGTAGAGGAACCAGATACAGAAGAGGAACTTGCAGAAAATCTGGAACAAACAACAAGTGAAGTAGAGGAAGTTGCTGTCGGAGAAGTGAAAGGCGCATCGCAAGCGACTGTCCAAACTGGTCTTGCAGCAATTCTAGGCATTTTGGTCGTACTTCTCTTTGCAGGTCTTGGACTTTACGGCATCAAAAAACGTATACAGCCTCAATAA
- a CDS encoding P1 family peptidase — protein MTQRHPEKIREKGIIIGSLPVGEKNCITDVEGVKVGHVTLDHPLENGEHACTGVTAILPHGEDLFQQKVVGASYVLNGFGKTTGLVQVNELGLIESPIMLTNTFAVPAVTQGTLTYMLENNPEIGDTTGTINLVVGECNDSRLNSIRTMPVQPNHAVAAIQEASTDVAPEGAVGAGKGMICFGYKGGIGSSSRIVTDDSTGQSYTIGCMVLSNFGRKEDFQSQKYHVPETTDVPAYPKPADGSIILVLATDAPLSSRQLLRVAKRCGIGLGRTGSHFSHGSGDIVIAFSTAHKIPHTATASVETRSQLREDHEVMNNLFVGAADVAEEAILNSLSQAVATTGRKGNVVHAHPNL, from the coding sequence TTGACACAACGTCATCCAGAAAAAATTAGAGAAAAAGGCATCATCATTGGTAGTCTACCTGTTGGAGAAAAGAATTGTATTACGGATGTAGAAGGGGTCAAGGTCGGGCATGTGACGCTGGATCATCCGTTAGAAAATGGCGAACATGCTTGTACGGGTGTGACGGCTATTTTGCCGCATGGGGAAGATTTGTTTCAACAGAAAGTCGTCGGTGCGAGCTATGTGTTAAATGGTTTTGGGAAAACGACAGGTCTCGTACAGGTGAATGAATTGGGGCTTATTGAGTCTCCGATTATGCTAACGAATACGTTTGCGGTGCCTGCTGTGACACAAGGGACATTGACGTATATGCTGGAGAATAACCCGGAGATTGGCGATACGACAGGCACCATCAATCTAGTGGTCGGGGAGTGCAACGATAGCCGATTAAATTCGATTCGTACAATGCCGGTTCAGCCTAATCATGCAGTTGCAGCGATTCAGGAAGCGTCGACGGATGTCGCGCCTGAAGGGGCTGTCGGTGCAGGTAAGGGCATGATTTGTTTTGGCTACAAGGGAGGAATTGGCTCTTCTTCGCGCATTGTGACAGATGACAGCACGGGGCAATCGTATACGATTGGTTGCATGGTATTAAGTAATTTTGGCAGGAAGGAAGATTTCCAGAGCCAAAAATATCATGTACCTGAAACGACGGATGTCCCGGCTTACCCAAAACCAGCGGACGGCTCCATTATTTTGGTGTTGGCTACAGATGCTCCACTTAGTAGTAGGCAATTGTTACGTGTAGCGAAAAGATGTGGCATTGGACTGGGGAGAACGGGAAGTCATTTTAGTCATGGAAGTGGTGACATTGTTATTGCTTTTTCTACGGCACATAAAATTCCACATACGGCAACAGCATCCGTCGAAACGCGGAGTCAGTTGCGCGAAGATCATGAAGTGATGAACAACCTTTTTGTTGGCGCGGCCGACGTTGCAGAAGAAGCCATCTTGAACTCGTTATCGCAGGCAGTGGCAACGACAGGGCGCAAGGGCAATGTTGTTCATGCCCATCCGAATTTATGA